Below is a genomic region from Sphaeramia orbicularis chromosome 6, fSphaOr1.1, whole genome shotgun sequence.
ATCTGCATTTTTAAATTTCAGAAAATATTACTATTATACAGCACATGCAGTGACCGCAAATTCACTTTCTtgcaaaactgaaaaactgttCCTCCCTTTAGCACATAAAAAGATGAGCACACAATATGCATATGCATGCATCTGTAGAAGCAACACAAAGTCCATGTGAATTATGTCTATTGTCGTACATATTTGTTAATAAATGTCTCGATTGCTTTAGAAACATTTTTGAATCTTAAGAATTAGAGATTGCAATATAATCTCTTACATgaatcactgaaaaatgctaactGCTCGTAGATAATTACTCAATAATCTTACATGTTTTGAATTCCTGAGAATTTCTGTGTCACCCTtagattttgttttgtattggcAGCAGCGTTTTAATGACTGTGTCACAGCTTTTTAATAAATATGGTGTATTAACACATTAAATTATTTGTATGCCTCTCCTTTTTTAGGGCAGCCAGTGACTTTTTCCCGAGAGGCTGGGTGTATTTGTAAAGTGACTCCAGAGTACTCCTGCTGGCCTTTCTAAAACAGCAACAGACCTCATGTTATTCCGTTTACTTAGAATTAAGGATATATTCAACTGTACTGTATATCTAAGCTACTGTCAGATCATATGCTCACTTTCATTTGAGCAACCATGAATCAAATGGAGATTGAACTAAGAGGCACAACAAGTAaggtattttattttaaaatccTTCGTAACACAATGATTTACAAAATATAAATGggctgtttgtatttattttgtattgatataataaaaaataagcatATAAGTGTATGTGTAGAGTCAGTTTTCTTTAATGTGAAATAGTCTTGAAGGATGATTAATTCAATTTAGTTCTATAACATGAAGTGTTGCTCTACGAGAATTAATTACATTGTAAATTATGTAACCAAATAACATCTGTAAACAATAAATAACTTTTAAAACACTTAAAGATTCTTATGTTCTTCATTGACCCCTACCACCTTAAGAGTGATGGATTAAAATGAATCAAGACGTATACAGTACTTTTATTTTTAGGTATTATTACTGGGAGCcattaaaactgtttttcaaccttgggattgggaccccacatggggtcgcctggaatccaaatggggttgcctgaaatttctagtaattgataaaaaacaaaacagaacttactaataaaaatatatggtgagtcgaAAGAGAAGATCACAatatgtaaaagacatgacaatctctgaagctgaaactgaagcactgtggtactgtttatctttcaaatgttcactgtggtcggtttcagatgctgcagctctttcataattcatagtttgagttattgttttttcaatattaattgtcagccttgtaaatacaaactggactggtgttcatcggcttcctgataaaacctgctatgtgacttttggcaaattttacaggagaaacaaaaaactttaacaggaaactgtgaaatatgacaaaaaaaaaaaatcggttccTTTAATgctggtacttatgatggaatgtaaacaactttcacaggagactgaaatttgaagctacaataggggagatagcaggtttttattcccaaccaaaaatgtcacttagcagatTTTATCAGGAAACTGAcgatatcctgactaaggaaaataaaatttaccctttgtgcagtaatctccacctggcttttctgcctcggtccataataatatacagtattagcCTATATGTTGTcaaaaaattaatgtttatttgcaacatagtatagcaaactattaaatgatcaaaaacaaattaattttagcaaaaaaaaaaaaaaagtctctgttttgaatgtctggggtcgccagaaatttgtgatgttaaaatggggtcatgagccaaaatagGTTGGAAACCAGTTCATTAAAAGCTGAGCCTCAGCCTCATGTCTCTTCGTTGGGGATCTGAGTAGAGTAGTACATCCTGTTCATCAATGATTGGTTTATTTAAATCTGAGCAGCATTTTAGCCCCGCCCTAGAGTTTGTTGGATTTGTATGCTTTGGATTCACACTCCGCCCGTGTCTGCAGTCTACAACACCGGCAAGTACAACCCGCCTATTCGGAATGTCATTATGAACAAATCGAACCGCTCTCAACCATCGTCACTCAGCCTCGCCTCGTGAATGGCCAGAGAGGTTTTGAACAAGTTAAACGGTTTCAGCGGGTCAGTGGGCTGGTTTGCTGTTGTAGTTCGGGACGTCTGGGAAGAACTTAACACATGATCTGAAAAGGACGGAGGGAACTTGATATTTTTAGCATTTACTTGTATGTCAGTATGCGCTAGATTAAGATTTTTAATTACCAGTGCAGCGAGCAACGGATTTTCTCTGCGGAAACTCGGCTAACAAAGGTAATAATCCACGTCAAAGACAATATTAGCTGTATCTAAACTCGTTAGCCTTTATGGGTTTGACTAGCATTTTCAAAACATTAAACATATCGTCAGCACAAGTAACTAAATCATTCCACAAGTCCCAACACTACTGTCGGCAGATACTACTCAGATACTCATACATAAAGTAATTCTTTAATGTTATATTAATGTTAGTGGTGTTAAGCTAATTTATTACATGGGGTGCGCTAGTTAGCTAACAGTTCAGTTATAAAAGCTCTAACGTGTGTAAAGCtaaatgttgtttattttgtttattatacaTCACGAATAATGTTATGACTTTAGAgcaggataaagtggttcagaaaatgactgaCTGACTAACATTGTTTTTAAATAGCTGGAGTTCTTGAGTCTGTCCGCTAAAATACAAAGCATTGCGCATGTGCAGCTTGCACAGGACGAACAGGATCCCAGAGTTTTACATTTATTGGATCAAATGTAACAGCTGTCATTACTTGCCATTTTTGGTTTTCCTTTATGTTTTTATGGATCTAAGAAAAGTATTTCGTCCGTAATAGGTTTTATTCTGCGTGCTCGTGCTGATTGCTGTCATAAATGCGAAAGATGAAATTTTTAGTGACTTTTTCCTTTTGTAATTATTTACCATTGTTCAAATATTACCATTATTTCTCAGTAAATTTAAAGCGGTAGGACTTTATCATTTAACACGTCTTCCCAGTATTAAATTACGGCACATGGAGAAATGGTTAAATATACAAATGGAAATATTTTTCATGGCGTGCAATGCAGCCCTGGGGTTAGATCGTTATTAAAAAGTGGCCATGACTTTTCACTGGTGTATCACAGAGGTGTGTTTTGGCGATTCTAAAACTAAATGTATGATGTAATTCACATTAAATCAGAATTTCCTTAGGCCTTAAAATGTCTTCAAGCCTAAAATACCATAATCTGAATTTCAGGCTTTAAAATATCTTGATTGTGGCTTTGATAGCTTCTTAAACTTTTGATGGATTTAGTGATGGCTGAAACTGGTACAATACTGAATCTGAAATCTGCTGCACATTGTGCAAGGAAGCACTTCAGTTACCATAAAGCTGTTGTATAGCGTCTAGCAAATGCTTTCCATTAAACAATATTGTCCTCTATTTACATCAAGAGTAGCAACTAAGTTCAGCACCAGTATTACATAATGTGACATAGGGCTTAAATTGCATTCATAATGGTCTTTAAAAAGTCCTGCATTTAAACTGTGGAAATCCACATTTTACCAATGAAACTGTGAACTGTACTTGCTACTTGAGATCTGTTATgttctgcctttttaacagtgcagTCTTTTCTTCAGACAGGCACCATGAACTCTGTACTGTCATCGGTACAATCCCTCATGCAGATGTTTGATGGCAAAGCCCAAGCATTCATCAGTGAAATTGATAATGTCCACATGGTTTGGCTTGAGGAGATCCAGCAAGAGGCAAACCGCATGTTCACAAGGTAGGCTTGATTAAAATATCAGAAATGTTCTATTCTTTCtacatgtttttatgttcttaaataaatgtgttaataTTTCAATCCTTTGTTAAAATGTAACATGCAAAGATTTTGTATCTTTTCTTAATTTCAGAGATTTCAATGCTGAGCCAGAACTGATGCCAAAAACACCATCACAGAAGAAGAATACTCGCAGGAAACGTGTATCTTTGGGCCGCCAGGATGAAAGCCAAGTTAGGCGAAGGTTGTTACTTTCTTTTTTGCTTACATATAAAGAATCAACTTTCAGATTTCTGCTAAACAACTTTAAATATTTAACACTCATAACTGTAAATTCTCACTATCAGATTTTCGAAGGGACGGCGCAGCAACCTTCGTGGGTCCTCGGGAAGTTCATCACTAAACTTAATTGCTGAGGAGGAAACTGTTCCTGAGGCCTCTACCTCTAAAGCTGAAAACACACGCCCTAAACGGACCACccgtaaaaacaaacaaacaaaggctGAGGTCAAACAGGAAGTGAGCCAGGCCTCTCATGACAGCAGTGAAACTGAAGAGGTGCAAAACAAGAAGCCAGAAATAGTAGAGGAAGATAAAGTGGACACAAGTAGCGGGCGCCACAATGAAGAAATTAAGCTGGATAATAAAGGTAGCAAAGCAGAATCTCCAGCTAAGATACCGTCCCCTGAGGTTATTGTCAGCATCTCTCCAACAGACCGCTTGTCTGCTGAGCTTGCTGTAAAGCAAGAGCTGTCTCCTGGACATACAGCCAGTAAAATTACTGTAGCCGACCCAACTCAAAAGTCACGGCGGAGCTCTGTACGATGCTCCCTTAAAGTACGCCACTCACGGGCTGGTCTGAGACACAGTATGACACAGGAGTCTGTTCGTCGTGCTTCACGAAGGTCCATGCTTAAGAGAAACATGGCTCGTATGGGCAACTCCACATGTGGTAGCAATGTCAATGGTGAGAGATGAGATATTAAATTGTTATTCAAAcaacttttaactttaatatattctCATTTTGACTCATGTTGATGGAGGTGTTATTGGTTCTGATTTACAGAGGATTCTTGCATGGACTCGGTTGAAGAGGTGGACAGTGATGAGTGAGTAATGagtacagaattttttttttgccagctgGAATATGACTAAATGGGGGAATGTTGGATAAACCACCTCTAATCTTGTTCTGAAGGTCATAGTGTAGTTGATGAggtattaacaaaatgaacaggcCAAGATGATCATTTAGCATTGGCTGTTAAGTTTGTCTATGTAGCATCAGAAGTTCATTGATTCCTGGATACAATATTCAGTATTTGTGTAATTATCAATATCCACAGTTGATAGGATGCAGACTCAAATATTTTTGTATGGTTCAGTCTTTATTTATTCATGCTCTCATTCACTGCATATAGTATGGTAACAActgaaactgccacagaagttgATGCTGCAAGTGAAGAATCTCAGAAAACATCAGAGGTATGAGTATGTCTGATCCAAAAAAGTGTATAACTTCGTAATTGTATTTTTAGCATTTGTTTAGTGATGGGTTTTCACTATATAGGTTCAGGTAACTCAGGCTGTCCAGCCATCTCTGGGACGCATTACTCGCTCTGTAGCTGCAAATTCACCCAAACTGGCACCACAGTCATTGTTCAGCCCAAAAATCAGCACTCCAGACAAAAGAGCAGGTATGAAGACGTTTGATGCTATTCACTAGGAGCTTACAGTTTACAGTAATTTATGGATGTAAATGTGAACCAGTATTAATCTTATAAAACTCCATAGTCTTGTAGAAAATACTTTTGTGTGCTAAATACATTTGCATTTGTGTTTTAGTTGCTGACAAGCAGCTGAGCACCCAGTCAAGTCAACGgtgagtgtgtgtttatttgaATTATGTGTGGCTGACAGTCTAATCATATAACCCCAGATTTGTCTCAGCTGTCGTCCtaaatgacagatggaaaattgctGTTCACTTCAGTGTTtgagaaatgtaaaatattatttTGATGATGCATCAGCTTGTTTGTTAAAGTATTCCACTTTGTTTCTAGGTCACGTTTCAGTACTAAACGTAAAGCACCTGATACTGTAGAAGAAAGTCCAACAAAGAGGCTGTCTCCTCCCAAGAAGAGTCAAAGTGTAAGATAAGAGCTTTCTGAGTTTGAGAAATAAATGTCATctcagaaataaatgaaaatactgaATTAATTTGGTAATCAAATTCTCTCCTCTATTggaaacttttcttttttcataaacAGGCAATGAAACCACACATGAAGTCTTTCCTTCTCACTGTGCAGAAGAATCAGATgctaatgatgactccaaatacCATTGGCCGGAGTTCTGTAATCAAGTCCTTCATTAAAAACACTACTCCTCTGAGGATCGATCCTAAGGTGAATTATTTACTGTACATGCAGAAAAATTTAAACTGAAAATATTAAACCAAAGGTAGCTTCAGGGACAATGAATCTAGATGCCATATGCTGGTCATTACACTGAGAGCTGACAAGTGCAGTTAGTTTGGTAAATTTAATATACATTGCACTCATTTTATGTGAGCATTCATATATTTGTTAAGATGTCGCACCAAGTGGTCatcttattttaatgttttttgttttttttttccttatctcTTAGTTAAGCAGTGGTATAGTGGTAAGTGTAACAAAACACTTTTTATGGGTGTTTGGTGGGTAGCATGATAAATTAATTGCATATCTTAGATGACTCCCTTTCCCACAGACTTGTCAAACTAATTTTGTCCTTCTGAAACAGTAGAGTACTGAATACAGATTTACAATATGTGTAAAGGAACAACAACCACATCTTAAAATAAAGCtactgtattttaaaaataccactgacagccattATTGCTGCCCTCAAAAGACTTCCATTGAACCTCCATGTAGAattacttaaatatttttttcagggGTCATTAAggtcatatttattttatttataacctCGAATAAGTGGgtgtttaattatttttcttttaaattagaTTTTAGGGCTAATAGGGCCTCCTATTAGCCTCTAAAAAAATAGATTGACAGGTGTGCTTGACATGTTGCTCACCTGTTGAGTTGGACTGTCAAAGCTTCtgttatgaagaaaaaaatttgttttttttttttttcttgaaaggaCCCACTGTAGTAATGGCTAAGTAGTTGTACTAACAAGGCTGTAAAATGATTTTGTTGCACAAATGTCTCATCTCTGTTTGGAAAGGGACTTGGTACATTTCACCACCACTCATAACAGCAGTATTAGTGGTTgacattaggggtgtaacggtacagaaaaatttcagttcagTACAAGGGTCTTCAGTTCGATAAATTTTTGATAcggtgaaggagaccagtgaaggggtgGGGGGTACAGTCtgtaactacctgtgggacacaggacatttctacaaaatattgttcactCATTTGTGCATCAACAGGCACCCCACGTTATGTATTTTTGAAAGTTCAATGTGGCAAACACTGTAATCTACTAAGTTTTTGAACGCCTCACAGTATTCCGAGGTGCAGTGaatgtgacctcacagtaacaccacAACAGAGGCatggtgaaggagaagaggagcaggttcacttgattttgccaaatacttaaaaaataaaaaccttttttctATAAAGGAACCCATGGAttcttttgtgccacaaagctgcaacatattgaaaactgaaagtgaaacttaacatgttttgAACATCCAACCCAGCTTTTGTGCCTctgttatgttttcatgttttgggtttttttgcagctGCGCTGAGAATTTGCtgctgctgaatgtatatagaggaCACCCTGCACGTGGGTTCTGCTTGTGGTCACACTGCTTCCCGAATGTTTGCGTTCTTtgcataggctacatgtatttgttcggtacacctccgtattgtagtACAAGTGTACCGTTACACCCTTAGTTGGCATCACTGATTTTTCTGAGTCACTAATGCGCATGTTCTGTTGTGCATTAATCATGTCCCATAGCTGAAAAacttcactgttcattttaaCCCTGGTCCGGAGAAGGAATTGAAGTGAAAATCCATCTAAATCAGGGGGATGTTACTGGGATTTAGGAAGGTTTAATGTAAACTGTCACAACTCCATGGAGCGCTGTGGGTTTTTCTTTGAAGTTGCCCTGTGTGTTTAATGATGTTGTTGGAATCAGAAGGCACTGAGAAGCTCTTTGTATTTTTACACTTTTGGCTGTGCCTTGAAAGCTGATTATCTTTGAAGGGGCATTTGCTTTAATGTAACGCTGTCTGGTAGGATGGATTTTTGCTTCATCTACCAGCTCCAAGGTGTAAGGTGTGCTATTTTGGGAAGAGATCTTTTCTAAAGTAGTGCACTCAGCCTCTGTCACTTCACACCAAATACTTTTGTGAAGGGATATGTTTTATAGCCGTCAGatgaattttgttttatttctaactTTTATGTTTGATCTTTTTCAGACAAAAGAACGTTACAAACTGGAAGCACTTAAAAAGAAGCAGGAGCAGGAGGATGAACGAttgaagaagatggaggaggataGGAGAAAGAAACAGGAGGAACTGAAAAGGTTGGAAGTGATTATTATATACTGACCAGGCAAGAGCtatttgatatattttgttgtgtttaattttagattgAATTTTAAAATTTGTCTTTTAGGAAGAGGGATGAAAGGCTGAAACGAGTGTTTGAAGCCAAAGTAAAAGAAGAGCAGaaggaagaggaaaagaaaaagaagattgAGCAGAAAATGGCTCAGATTGATGAGAAAAATGATAAGGTACAGTAGTTAATTAACTGTGGAATAACAAAAGTACATTAAAACAGAGATTCATTCCAAAGCTTATTCCACTCACATATTGAATGATCTTTTGGTGAGCAGCGACAGGCAGAGGAAAAGGCCAAGAAGAAGGTGGCCGTGAAGCGTCAAGAGGAGTTGGATCTTAAACGCAAGCAGGAGGAAGACGCCAGAAGGAAGAGGCTTCAGCAAGCAGTGAGACAATGCTCTTATTCTTACGATCACATTTGCAAtgatgtttttattagtttgtatgCTTTAGATTCAGGTTTGTTTTGCTGAGCTTGCACATTTACCCACTTCTACCACCATCAAGTCTGCATGCTTTGTATCTGTGTACTTTATATTAATACATTAAAGCTGCATAAGCTG
It encodes:
- the incenp gene encoding inner centromere protein isoform X2; amino-acid sequence: MNSVLSSVQSLMQMFDGKAQAFISEIDNVHMVWLEEIQQEANRMFTRDFNAEPELMPKTPSQKKNTRRKRVSLGRQDESQVRRRFSKGRRSNLRGSSGSSSLNLIAEEETVPEASTSKAENTRPKRTTRKNKQTKAEVKQEVSQASHDSSETEEVQNKKPEIVEEDKVDTSSGRHNEEIKLDNKGSKAESPAKIPSPEVIVSISPTDRLSAELAVKQELSPGHTASKITVADPTQKSRRSSVRCSLKVRHSRAGLRHSMTQESVRRASRRSMLKRNMARMGNSTCGSNVNEDSCMDSVEEVDSDDMVTTETATEVDAASEESQKTSEVQVTQAVQPSLGRITRSVAANSPKLAPQSLFSPKISTPDKRAVVADKQLSTQSSQRSRFSTKRKAPDTVEESPTKRLSPPKKSQSAMKPHMKSFLLTVQKNQMLMMTPNTIGRSSVIKSFIKNTTPLRIDPKTKERYKLEALKKKQEQEDERLKKMEEDRRKKQEELKRKRDERLKRVFEAKVKEEQKEEEKKKKIEQKMAQIDEKNDKRQAEEKAKKKVAVKRQEELDLKRKQEEDARRKRLQQAEEEKRQQELLAKKKAEEEERARKLAEARRALELKREQEREKELERERQAAAERERVEREKALVLQRELEKAAREKERRELEEKRKALEEKRKQEEQQRLAAEKAAKEREAAAKQAAAAATALNQTVDIERSVMSTPVGKGGGLNVTVDIEQSPQSYSITPKGGNKVLSKNPEDYGMDQNSDDSTDDESAPRKPIPSWAEGQNLQQIIMKQYFNPPDLDSFFGTIEAPKLENIFYKSKPRYFKRTSSAVWHSPPIGSK
- the incenp gene encoding inner centromere protein isoform X3 — encoded protein: MNSVLSSVQSLMQMFDGKAQAFISEIDNVHMVWLEEIQQEANRMFTRDFNAEPELMPKTPSQKKNTRRKRVSLGRQDESQVRRRFSKGRRSNLRGSSGSSSLNLIAEEETVPEASTSKAENTRPKRTTRKNKQTKAEVKQEVSQASHDSSETEEVQNKKPEIVEEDKVDTSSGRHNEEIKLDNKGSKAESPAKIPSPEVIVSISPTDRLSAELAVKQELSPGHTASKITVADPTQKSRRSSVRCSLKVRHSRAGLRHSMTQESVRRASRRSMLKRNMARMGNSTCGSNVNEDSCMDSVEEVDSDDMVTTETATEVDAASEESQKTSEVQVTQAVQPSLGRITRSVAANSPKLAPQSLFSPKISTPDKRAVADKQLSTQSSQRSRFSTKRKAPDTVEESPTKRLSPPKKSQSAMKPHMKSFLLTVQKNQMLMMTPNTIGRSSVIKSFIKNTTPLRIDPKTKERYKLEALKKKQEQEDERLKKMEEDRRKKQEELKRKRDERLKRVFEAKVKEEQKEEEKKKKIEQKMAQIDEKNDKRQAEEKAKKKVAVKRQEELDLKRKQEEDARRKRLQQAEEEKRQQELLAKKKAEEEERARKLAEARRALELKREQEREKELERERQAAAERERVEREKALVLQRELEKAAREKERRELEEKRKALEEKRKQEEQQRLAAEKAAKEREAAAKQAAAAATALNQTVDIERSVMSTPVGKGGGLNVTVDIEQSPQSYSITPKGGNKVLSKNPEDYGMDQNSDDSTDDESAPRKPIPSWAEGQNLQQIIMKQYFNPPDLDSFFGTIEAPKLENIFYKSKPRYFKRTSSAVWHSPPIGSK
- the incenp gene encoding inner centromere protein isoform X1 translates to MNSVLSSVQSLMQMFDGKAQAFISEIDNVHMVWLEEIQQEANRMFTRDFNAEPELMPKTPSQKKNTRRKRVSLGRQDESQVRRRFSKGRRSNLRGSSGSSSLNLIAEEETVPEASTSKAENTRPKRTTRKNKQTKAEVKQEVSQASHDSSETEEVQNKKPEIVEEDKVDTSSGRHNEEIKLDNKGSKAESPAKIPSPEVIVSISPTDRLSAELAVKQELSPGHTASKITVADPTQKSRRSSVRCSLKVRHSRAGLRHSMTQESVRRASRRSMLKRNMARMGNSTCGSNVNEDSCMDSVEEVDSDDMVTTETATEVDAASEESQKTSEVQVTQAVQPSLGRITRSVAANSPKLAPQSLFSPKISTPDKRAVADKQLSTQSSQRSRFSTKRKAPDTVEESPTKRLSPPKKSQSAMKPHMKSFLLTVQKNQMLMMTPNTIGRSSVIKSFIKNTTPLRIDPKLSSGIVTKERYKLEALKKKQEQEDERLKKMEEDRRKKQEELKRKRDERLKRVFEAKVKEEQKEEEKKKKIEQKMAQIDEKNDKRQAEEKAKKKVAVKRQEELDLKRKQEEDARRKRLQQAEEEKRQQELLAKKKAEEEERARKLAEARRALELKREQEREKELERERQAAAERERVEREKALVLQRELEKAAREKERRELEEKRKALEEKRKQEEQQRLAAEKAAKEREAAAKQAAAAATALNQTVDIERSVMSTPVGKGGGLNVTVDIEQSPQSYSITPKGGNKVLSKNPEDYGMDQNSDDSTDDESAPRKPIPSWAEGQNLQQIIMKQYFNPPDLDSFFGTIEAPKLENIFYKSKPRYFKRTSSAVWHSPPIGSK